A stretch of Imperialibacter roseus DNA encodes these proteins:
- a CDS encoding YceI family protein, giving the protein MNLTSTKTLFASLIAAGFLTACGGGNATTESSTETATTEEVAAVTYSVDPASSVVAWKGEVAGVYGHNGVIEVANGSVTAEGTQITGGDITIDMTTIAPLDSASYKDEEGRRASDLVGHLSTGDFFLVEEFPTATFTIKSHEGSKVTGDLTIRGITKEETLELSSIEVTDGGLTAEGVLVFNRQDYDVKWVHFMKDMVLADNIEIKVNIKAAKS; this is encoded by the coding sequence ATGAACTTGACAAGCACAAAAACATTATTTGCGTCATTGATCGCAGCGGGATTCCTTACTGCCTGCGGCGGTGGAAACGCAACAACCGAATCATCGACAGAAACTGCCACTACTGAAGAAGTAGCTGCTGTGACTTACTCTGTAGACCCTGCCAGCTCGGTAGTAGCCTGGAAAGGCGAAGTGGCTGGCGTTTATGGCCACAATGGCGTGATTGAAGTCGCTAACGGATCAGTAACAGCCGAAGGCACTCAAATCACAGGTGGCGACATCACCATCGACATGACAACTATCGCTCCTTTGGATTCAGCGTCTTACAAAGACGAAGAGGGTAGAAGAGCAAGCGACCTGGTGGGTCACCTGTCAACCGGCGATTTCTTCCTTGTTGAAGAATTCCCTACGGCCACTTTTACTATCAAATCTCACGAGGGAAGCAAAGTGACTGGCGATCTTACTATCAGAGGCATTACAAAGGAAGAAACATTGGAGCTCTCTTCCATAGAAGTAACTGACGGAGGCCTGACTGCCGAAGGCGTATTAGTGTTTAACAGACAAGATTACGATGTGAAGTGGGTTCACTTCATGAAAGACATGGTATTGGCTGACAATATCGAAATCAAAGTGAACATCAAAGCTGCGAAGTCGTAA
- a CDS encoding WD40/YVTN/BNR-like repeat-containing protein — protein MKKHSFLIVLLLTAYFSYAQRRSSTQAQSPASPLESVSLGGLKFRNIGPALTSGRIADIAVNPSKTKVYYVATAAGGVWKTENGGATFDPLFDSEGSSSIGCVALDPNNSNVVWVGSGENNNQRVVGYGDGVYKSIDGGKSWENMGLKMSEHIAKIIVDPTNSDVVYVAAIGPLWKEGGERGVYKTEDGGKTWTAVLTIDEHTGVTDMVMDPRDPKVIYAAAMQRRRHVFTYIGGGPGSGMYKTTDGGQSWSKINKGLPTVDMGRIGLTISPANPEVIYAIVEAAQNKGGFFRSTNRGASWEKRSDYTTSGNYYQEIFSDPVDPDKVYAMDVWFKVSKDGGKSFSVVGEDTKHVDNHVMWIDPADTEHWLVGCDGGVYETYEAGKTWFFKANLPVTQFYKVTVDNALPFYNVYGGTQDNFSLGGPSRTITNHGILNSDWIITHGGDGFESAVDPKNPDIVYAQSQYGGLSRYDKKSGEEVGIQPKERKGEANYRWNWDAPLLVSRHKDGRVYFAANKVFRSDDRGNSWDVISDDLSQQIDRNKLKVMGRVWGIDAVSKNGSTSPFGSVVALAESPVDENLLYAGTDDGLIQVTENGGQSWRKQQNFPGVPTMTYVNYVLPSQHDAGVVYAAFNHHKYGDFKPYIYKSSDKGVSWASITANLPVKGTVYSIAEDHVDPNLLFAGTEYGIFFTNDGGKSWKQLKAGMPTIAIKDIDIQRRENDLVLASFGRGFFVLDDYSALRQLGQATLAKDGALFPIRNALAYEESMPLGLPGKAFQGDDYYAAENLGPVAIFTWYLKDEVKTKEEVRREAEKKQLENNQDSAYPSYEALKEEKQEPDPYLLFTIRDSQGNIVRKLQTKPVKGVNRTTWDLRYAPKTPVSLNKPSFYNAFAGKEEGHLVVPGRYTVQLSKSVDGMLTNLSEEVGFEVVPLQNTVLPAANRSAMVVFKNEVAEFQRVVEGTQSVVNEIGGQMRYIREAILRTEAAHGQLMAGYEALTKQLADIRSKLNRDGVASELDKEVPPTIASRVGAVAYEQMHSTSDPTQTHKDQLAIAKEEFDPIYTNISQLITGNLKSLLEKLQNEHAPYIPAALPVLPVYNK, from the coding sequence ATGAAAAAGCATTCTTTCCTGATTGTTCTTCTACTGACAGCCTATTTTTCGTACGCACAACGTCGCTCATCAACGCAAGCCCAAAGTCCGGCGTCGCCACTGGAGAGTGTGTCCCTGGGTGGGTTAAAATTTCGGAATATTGGCCCGGCGCTTACTTCAGGCAGAATAGCTGATATAGCAGTAAACCCCAGCAAAACGAAGGTGTACTACGTGGCAACTGCTGCCGGCGGTGTATGGAAAACCGAAAATGGGGGAGCCACCTTCGACCCGTTATTCGACAGTGAGGGAAGCTCCTCTATTGGTTGTGTGGCGTTGGATCCTAATAACAGCAATGTCGTTTGGGTAGGTTCTGGTGAAAACAACAACCAGCGTGTAGTGGGCTATGGTGATGGTGTTTATAAATCGATTGACGGGGGCAAGAGCTGGGAGAATATGGGGCTGAAGATGTCTGAGCACATTGCCAAAATCATTGTTGATCCCACGAACTCTGATGTGGTGTATGTAGCTGCCATTGGCCCACTTTGGAAAGAAGGTGGGGAACGGGGGGTGTACAAAACAGAAGATGGCGGCAAAACCTGGACGGCGGTGCTAACAATCGATGAGCACACCGGTGTCACAGATATGGTGATGGATCCGAGAGACCCCAAAGTCATATATGCCGCAGCTATGCAGCGACGTCGCCATGTATTTACTTATATCGGTGGAGGGCCGGGTTCGGGTATGTATAAAACGACGGATGGCGGGCAGAGCTGGTCAAAAATCAATAAAGGCCTTCCTACCGTTGATATGGGAAGAATTGGCCTCACTATTTCACCGGCAAATCCCGAGGTGATTTATGCCATTGTAGAGGCTGCACAGAACAAAGGAGGCTTTTTTCGTTCTACCAACAGAGGGGCATCGTGGGAAAAAAGGAGTGATTATACAACGAGTGGCAATTACTATCAGGAAATATTCTCTGATCCGGTGGATCCCGATAAAGTGTATGCCATGGACGTATGGTTCAAGGTGTCGAAAGATGGCGGGAAGTCATTCAGTGTTGTGGGTGAAGACACCAAACATGTCGATAACCACGTGATGTGGATTGACCCGGCTGATACAGAGCATTGGCTGGTGGGTTGCGATGGTGGAGTTTACGAAACCTATGAGGCGGGAAAAACATGGTTTTTCAAAGCCAACTTGCCCGTTACGCAGTTTTATAAGGTAACCGTTGACAATGCGTTGCCGTTCTATAATGTGTATGGAGGTACGCAGGACAATTTTAGTTTAGGAGGCCCGTCACGAACAATTACCAACCACGGCATCCTTAATTCCGATTGGATCATAACCCACGGCGGGGATGGTTTTGAGTCGGCAGTTGACCCTAAGAACCCCGACATTGTTTACGCTCAGTCTCAGTATGGCGGATTGTCACGCTATGATAAAAAAAGTGGTGAAGAGGTTGGTATACAGCCCAAAGAGAGAAAAGGAGAGGCGAACTACCGATGGAACTGGGACGCTCCGTTGCTAGTGAGCAGACACAAAGATGGAAGGGTGTATTTTGCTGCTAACAAAGTGTTTCGCAGCGACGACCGGGGCAATAGTTGGGACGTCATCAGCGACGACCTAAGCCAGCAAATCGACCGCAACAAGCTCAAGGTAATGGGCCGGGTATGGGGAATTGATGCCGTCTCAAAAAATGGGAGTACCTCGCCCTTCGGTAGTGTGGTGGCGTTGGCAGAGTCACCTGTCGATGAGAACCTGTTGTACGCCGGCACCGACGATGGACTGATTCAGGTGACAGAAAATGGGGGGCAAAGCTGGAGAAAGCAGCAAAATTTCCCCGGCGTGCCTACTATGACCTACGTCAATTATGTGCTGCCTTCTCAGCATGATGCCGGCGTCGTGTATGCTGCGTTCAATCACCATAAGTATGGTGATTTCAAGCCTTACATCTACAAGAGTTCGGATAAGGGAGTTTCGTGGGCGTCGATCACCGCAAATTTGCCAGTAAAAGGCACGGTCTACAGCATTGCTGAAGACCATGTAGACCCCAATTTGCTATTTGCAGGTACGGAGTATGGTATTTTCTTTACCAACGATGGCGGAAAGAGCTGGAAGCAATTGAAAGCGGGAATGCCCACCATTGCCATCAAAGATATCGATATTCAAAGAAGGGAGAATGACCTTGTGCTGGCCAGCTTCGGCCGGGGGTTCTTTGTGTTAGACGACTACTCTGCCTTACGCCAGCTAGGACAAGCGACACTGGCAAAAGACGGAGCCTTGTTTCCAATCAGAAATGCTTTGGCCTATGAAGAAAGTATGCCACTGGGCTTACCTGGCAAGGCCTTTCAGGGAGATGACTATTACGCTGCTGAGAACCTTGGCCCCGTGGCAATATTTACCTGGTATTTAAAGGATGAGGTAAAAACAAAAGAAGAGGTGCGTCGGGAAGCCGAGAAAAAGCAATTGGAGAATAATCAGGACTCAGCTTACCCATCTTACGAAGCGCTGAAGGAAGAGAAACAAGAGCCAGACCCTTATTTGTTGTTTACCATCAGAGACAGTCAGGGCAATATTGTGAGAAAGCTGCAGACAAAGCCAGTCAAAGGTGTTAATAGAACCACCTGGGACCTTCGCTATGCGCCGAAAACGCCTGTTTCTCTTAACAAGCCGTCGTTTTACAATGCCTTCGCAGGTAAAGAAGAAGGGCACCTTGTGGTTCCTGGTCGCTACACAGTGCAGCTCTCCAAAAGTGTAGATGGCATGCTCACCAACTTGTCGGAGGAGGTGGGTTTCGAGGTGGTGCCATTGCAAAACACTGTTTTGCCTGCCGCCAACCGGTCGGCGATGGTCGTTTTTAAGAATGAGGTGGCTGAGTTTCAACGGGTGGTGGAAGGCACCCAAAGCGTTGTAAATGAAATAGGAGGACAGATGCGTTACATCAGGGAAGCTATTTTACGAACCGAAGCCGCACATGGACAATTGATGGCTGGCTATGAAGCGCTGACTAAGCAGCTGGCGGATATCAGGTCGAAGCTCAACCGTGATGGAGTGGCCTCAGAGCTCGACAAAGAAGTACCGCCCACTATAGCCTCAAGGGTAGGGGCTGTTGCTTATGAGCAGATGCACTCAACATCCGACCCCACACAAACACATAAAGATCAGCTGGCTATTGCCAAAGAGGAGTTTGACCCGATTTACACCAATATATCTCAATTGATCACTGGAAACCTGAAGAGCTTGCTGGAAAAACTGCAGAATGAGCATGCACCGTATATTCCTGCCGCCCTTCCTGTGTTGCCCGTTTATAATAAGTAG
- a CDS encoding LytR/AlgR family response regulator transcription factor: MKIKCIITDDEPFAVKGIKSYVEKVDYLELRGTCENALQLDAMLKLETPDLLFLDIEMPHITGLDYLASLKNPPLVIITSAYEKYALKGYELSVIDYLLKPISLDRFLKAVQKAFDYLQANTQKEIKADYFFIKTGQKIERISLAELVYVESMQNYVKVQTLTETHIAHLTLKKVMELLPSNQFIQTHKSYVLNIDKVKSIEGNEIATEKGIVPISKLWREAVLEKILQHKLWSRE, translated from the coding sequence ATGAAGATTAAGTGTATCATAACCGACGATGAGCCTTTCGCTGTAAAAGGCATAAAAAGCTATGTGGAAAAAGTCGACTACCTGGAGCTCAGGGGTACCTGCGAAAATGCCTTGCAGCTTGATGCCATGCTGAAGTTGGAGACGCCAGATTTGCTGTTTCTGGACATAGAGATGCCTCACATCACAGGTCTCGACTACCTGGCGTCACTCAAAAATCCACCTTTGGTGATCATTACTTCCGCCTATGAGAAGTACGCCTTGAAAGGATATGAGCTCAGCGTGATCGACTATTTGCTGAAGCCCATCTCATTGGATCGGTTTCTAAAGGCGGTGCAAAAGGCCTTTGACTACCTGCAAGCCAATACACAAAAAGAAATAAAGGCCGATTACTTCTTTATAAAGACTGGTCAGAAAATTGAACGAATCAGCCTGGCGGAATTGGTGTATGTAGAAAGCATGCAGAACTACGTGAAGGTGCAGACGCTGACAGAGACGCATATTGCACATTTGACTCTGAAAAAGGTGATGGAGCTGTTACCGTCGAATCAGTTTATTCAAACGCACAAATCGTATGTGTTGAATATTGATAAGGTGAAGTCTATCGAAGGAAATGAGATCGCCACTGAAAAGGGAATCGTGCCCATCAGTAAACTTTGGAGAGAGGCTGTGCTGGAGAAGATTTTGCAGCACAAGCTTTGGAGCAGGGAGTAG
- a CDS encoding sensor histidine kinase, with protein sequence MSIESPPRKTSNWQRIQPLIFGVLVYVSIRIIDNPDHGGFPSTRPVSMYLGEFVMAITVGYLFELCFVLLEKRFNKDFHPSSKSLIREIIISYLVFALAVNASITPFVALTDDGLSLRDFVQINIIPILYLLLIFTIRRGRYYLRSLMQQAQRLEQIEKDSVETELALLKSQYHPHFLFNSLNTIYFQMDESVGDAKQTVEKLAELLRYQLYEEKDKKATLAKELDHINAFIDLQKVRHGSNLQVDLNLDAGIVNKKVYPLLFIPLVENAFKYVGGKKLISLKMSDAGNDGIEFCITNTTEPIASHSALIEEPGRGGLGLANLKRRLELLYPGKYALTTEQREDVFTAKLKLTLDED encoded by the coding sequence ATGTCAATTGAATCACCACCACGCAAAACGAGTAACTGGCAGCGGATACAGCCGCTGATTTTCGGGGTTTTGGTTTACGTGTCGATCAGGATCATTGATAATCCTGATCATGGCGGGTTTCCGTCAACCAGGCCCGTCAGCATGTACCTGGGCGAGTTTGTAATGGCCATTACTGTTGGTTATCTCTTTGAGTTGTGCTTTGTGCTCCTGGAAAAGCGGTTCAACAAAGACTTTCATCCATCGTCAAAGTCGCTGATCAGAGAAATCATCATTTCTTATCTCGTTTTTGCCCTGGCTGTAAATGCCTCCATAACTCCCTTTGTTGCCCTTACGGACGATGGGCTGTCCCTGCGTGACTTTGTGCAGATCAATATCATCCCTATCCTGTATCTGCTGCTCATCTTTACGATCAGGCGAGGCCGATACTACCTCAGAAGCCTGATGCAGCAGGCGCAGCGCCTGGAGCAGATAGAAAAAGACAGTGTGGAAACGGAGCTTGCCTTACTTAAGAGTCAGTACCATCCGCACTTCCTTTTCAATAGCCTGAACACCATCTACTTTCAAATGGATGAAAGCGTGGGCGATGCGAAGCAAACAGTGGAAAAACTGGCGGAGCTCCTGCGTTACCAGCTTTATGAGGAAAAGGATAAAAAGGCCACCCTGGCAAAGGAACTGGATCACATCAATGCCTTTATCGACCTGCAGAAGGTGAGGCATGGGTCTAACCTGCAGGTAGATCTGAACCTGGATGCTGGCATTGTGAACAAAAAAGTGTATCCATTGCTTTTCATTCCTTTGGTGGAGAATGCTTTTAAATACGTGGGTGGCAAGAAGTTGATCAGCCTGAAGATGTCGGATGCCGGCAACGATGGGATAGAATTTTGCATTACCAACACCACCGAGCCCATAGCATCGCACAGTGCACTGATAGAGGAGCCAGGGAGGGGTGGGCTTGGGCTGGCCAATCTGAAAAGGCGGCTTGAATTGCTTTATCCTGGCAAATATGCACTGACGACAGAGCAACGTGAAGATGTTTTTACCGCAAAGCTTAAACTGACACTGGATGAAGATTAA
- a CDS encoding acyltransferase family protein has product MERRHDIDWLRIIAILLVLYFHAAMLFAAESGWHIKNAEQSNLWLEFNFWLSRFRMPLLFFVSGYGTFLALRKRSPWQYVKERNNRLMVPLLFAMFVVVPPQIYFERQFNGANYSSIFSFYPKVLEFIPYPAGNFSWHHMWFVLYLFVYSVVCLPLFLYIRSEKGKALATSLVAAMGNFKIALIMLPTILIGGFWAFWNPDTHDLVNDLPWHFYWCSFFVAGYLVGAVPSLWDTVELHRRKLLGLAILCITIINFFRWNKIEPWDIEGINPAWEYLGTCILAADAWLWLLAASGYAKRYLNKHHPIIDYANRAIYPFYILHQTVIIAIGYYVIQVQESILAKYLFVSTLSLIGSLVIYEYLIRPFRIARFLFGVKEIKADNTQPQT; this is encoded by the coding sequence ATGGAACGACGACACGACATTGACTGGCTGAGAATCATTGCCATACTGCTGGTGCTTTATTTCCACGCAGCCATGCTTTTTGCTGCTGAATCGGGCTGGCATATCAAGAATGCAGAGCAAAGTAACCTCTGGCTGGAGTTCAATTTCTGGCTTTCGAGGTTTCGCATGCCACTGCTGTTTTTTGTTTCCGGCTATGGCACATTCTTGGCTTTAAGGAAAAGAAGTCCGTGGCAGTATGTGAAGGAGAGAAACAACCGATTGATGGTTCCGCTGCTGTTTGCCATGTTTGTGGTAGTGCCGCCTCAAATATATTTCGAGAGGCAGTTCAACGGCGCCAACTACTCCTCAATTTTTTCATTCTACCCCAAGGTTTTAGAGTTCATTCCTTACCCGGCAGGCAATTTTTCGTGGCATCACATGTGGTTTGTGCTGTACTTGTTTGTCTACTCGGTGGTGTGCTTGCCTCTATTTCTTTACATCCGGTCAGAGAAGGGTAAAGCACTGGCCACCAGCCTGGTTGCTGCCATGGGCAACTTCAAAATTGCATTGATCATGCTGCCAACCATTCTCATAGGTGGCTTTTGGGCCTTTTGGAATCCCGATACCCACGACTTGGTCAATGATCTGCCATGGCATTTTTACTGGTGTTCTTTCTTTGTGGCTGGCTACCTTGTGGGGGCTGTTCCCAGCCTATGGGACACCGTGGAGCTTCATCGCCGAAAGCTGCTAGGTTTGGCTATCCTGTGCATCACCATCATCAATTTTTTTCGATGGAATAAGATTGAACCCTGGGACATAGAAGGCATTAATCCTGCATGGGAATACCTGGGCACTTGTATCCTCGCAGCGGATGCATGGTTGTGGCTGCTGGCAGCATCTGGCTACGCCAAACGATATTTGAACAAGCATCACCCCATCATTGACTATGCCAACAGGGCTATCTATCCGTTTTACATACTCCACCAAACAGTGATCATCGCCATTGGCTACTATGTGATCCAGGTGCAGGAATCCATTTTGGCCAAATATCTGTTCGTCAGTACATTGTCTTTGATCGGCTCGCTCGTGATTTATGAGTACCTGATCAGACCGTTCCGTATCGCCAGGTTTTTGTTTGGTGTGAAGGAGATCAAAGCCGATAATACACAACCTCAGACCTGA
- a CDS encoding di-heme oxidoredictase family protein yields MSATIMWQDDEAKASKNYVKAVSKQDRNNLISFLNSL; encoded by the coding sequence ATGTCTGCCACCATTATGTGGCAGGATGATGAGGCCAAAGCGTCGAAAAACTATGTGAAAGCGGTCTCCAAACAAGACAGGAACAACCTGATCAGCTTTCTTAATTCTTTATAA
- a CDS encoding PKD domain-containing protein, with the protein MGRITIVICLLLLSSCLDPLEAPAPDWQPQTFADGLPNLAFRLRVSTISPGSVRFNNYSSGMLEFTWYLGYNNDNGIEATTNTPAPTLKYPRNGRFNVRLRGLGTDSTVYWGSDWIEVSNLPN; encoded by the coding sequence ATGGGCCGAATTACCATAGTCATATGCCTGCTGCTCCTCTCCTCCTGCCTCGATCCGCTTGAGGCTCCGGCACCCGACTGGCAACCTCAGACCTTTGCGGACGGCTTGCCGAATCTGGCATTCCGGCTGAGGGTCAGCACCATCAGCCCGGGCAGTGTGCGCTTCAACAACTACTCAAGTGGCATGCTTGAGTTTACGTGGTACCTTGGCTACAACAACGACAACGGCATTGAGGCTACTACTAACACGCCAGCGCCCACACTTAAGTACCCCAGAAATGGTCGGTTCAATGTGCGATTGAGAGGGCTTGGCACCGACAGTACGGTTTACTGGGGTTCCGACTGGATAGAGGTCAGCAATTTACCTAATTAG
- the msrA gene encoding peptide-methionine (S)-S-oxide reductase MsrA — MEKATFGSGCFWCTEAIFQNIKGVIKVESGYSGGKEKNPSYREVCGGRTGHAEVVQITFDPKLVSFDELLEIFWNTHDPTTLNRQGNDVGPQYRSVVYYHNQEQMELAVRYKEQLDKSGVFASPIVTEISPCSEFYVAEDYHQHYFELNGSQPYCSFVIRPKVEKLKKKFGDKLKLSQA, encoded by the coding sequence TTGGAAAAGGCAACGTTCGGTTCTGGGTGCTTTTGGTGCACCGAAGCAATCTTTCAAAATATCAAAGGAGTTATAAAAGTGGAGTCGGGCTACTCTGGCGGCAAGGAGAAGAATCCAAGCTACAGAGAGGTGTGTGGTGGAAGAACAGGCCATGCCGAGGTGGTGCAAATCACCTTTGACCCGAAACTAGTTTCATTCGACGAGCTATTGGAAATCTTTTGGAATACGCATGATCCCACCACTCTCAACCGGCAGGGTAACGACGTAGGGCCACAATACAGGTCAGTTGTGTATTACCACAATCAGGAGCAGATGGAGCTCGCCGTCAGGTACAAAGAGCAACTAGACAAGAGCGGTGTTTTTGCCTCGCCAATAGTTACGGAAATAAGCCCGTGCAGTGAATTCTACGTGGCGGAGGACTATCATCAGCACTATTTTGAGCTCAACGGGTCTCAACCGTATTGTTCATTTGTTATCCGCCCCAAGGTGGAGAAACTCAAAAAGAAATTTGGGGATAAACTTAAGTTGAGTCAGGCCTGA
- the mnmH gene encoding tRNA 2-selenouridine(34) synthase MnmH: protein MVKSVDIEEFLELSRQNPVVDVRSPSEYTYGRIPGAVNLPLFEDDERAEIGTLYKQQGKDLAVKRGLEIVGPKMRPMVEFAEQLTFKDHILVHCWRGGMRSGSVAWLLQTYGLPVVTLKGGYKRFRNHVLDKFAEKMELMVITGPTGSGKTDLIKALAANGQQVVDLEGLAHHKGSVFGELGQEVQPSSEHFQNELFWAIKDFDFSQPVWLEDESIGIGKVMIPEAFWRQMGKSPRVHFNMDRNIRIKRLVSEYASFPEKVLDEKINMLERKLGGQHAKSALGLLRSGDFEGVADLLLVYYDRAYKNALIRHKKDLLLEIEADHEDFAKWAELVIEKTKTQYV, encoded by the coding sequence ATGGTCAAAAGCGTTGATATTGAAGAGTTTCTGGAGCTTAGCAGGCAAAATCCGGTGGTAGACGTGAGGTCGCCGTCGGAGTACACTTACGGAAGAATCCCTGGAGCCGTGAACCTGCCCCTCTTTGAGGATGACGAAAGAGCTGAAATTGGCACGCTCTACAAGCAGCAAGGCAAGGACCTGGCGGTGAAACGTGGGCTGGAAATAGTGGGCCCAAAAATGCGGCCGATGGTTGAATTTGCCGAGCAGCTCACCTTCAAAGACCATATTTTAGTGCACTGCTGGCGGGGCGGCATGAGGTCGGGCAGTGTTGCGTGGCTGCTGCAGACGTATGGATTGCCAGTGGTTACACTCAAAGGCGGTTACAAACGGTTCAGAAATCATGTGTTGGACAAATTCGCTGAAAAGATGGAGCTTATGGTCATCACTGGCCCCACAGGCTCCGGCAAAACGGATTTAATCAAGGCCCTGGCAGCCAATGGTCAGCAGGTGGTAGATTTGGAAGGCCTTGCCCATCACAAGGGATCTGTTTTCGGGGAATTGGGACAAGAGGTGCAGCCTTCCTCAGAGCATTTCCAAAACGAGCTTTTCTGGGCCATCAAGGACTTTGATTTTTCTCAACCCGTCTGGCTTGAAGATGAGTCGATAGGCATTGGCAAAGTGATGATCCCTGAAGCCTTCTGGCGGCAAATGGGCAAAAGCCCCCGTGTTCATTTCAATATGGATAGAAATATCAGGATCAAACGCCTGGTGTCGGAATATGCCAGCTTCCCGGAGAAAGTCCTGGACGAAAAAATTAACATGCTTGAAAGGAAACTGGGAGGACAGCACGCCAAAAGTGCTCTGGGACTACTTAGATCCGGAGATTTCGAAGGCGTAGCTGATCTGCTGTTAGTGTATTACGACAGGGCCTACAAAAATGCCCTGATTCGGCACAAAAAAGACTTGTTGCTGGAGATTGAAGCCGATCACGAAGACTTTGCCAAATGGGCTGAACTAGTTATAGAAAAAACGAAAACTCAATATGTCTGA
- the selD gene encoding selenide, water dikinase SelD — protein MSEPIKLTQYSHGAGCGCKISPKVLETILSKSTDKTFFPSLLVGNHTNDDAAVYDLGNGTAIISTTDFFMPIVDDPFDFGGIASVNAISDVYAMGGTPIMAIAILGWPIDKLLPEVANQVLNGSRKACEEAGIPLAGGHSIDAPEPIFGLAVTGTIPVTNIKKNSTATAGSYLYLTKPLGIGIITTAQKRGIVTDEHLATAKKSMLTLNKLGAKLGNLPYVSAVTDVTGFGLLGHLAEVCESSGVSATIEFDKVPKFDFLDDYLNQKSIPGGTVRNWDSYGHKIGEISDYQRSILADPQTSGGLLIAVDENEVSAFEDFLKIEGMQLQPFGYLSPEEEYVIRLK, from the coding sequence ATGTCTGAACCAATAAAGCTTACCCAATACAGTCACGGCGCAGGGTGTGGTTGCAAAATATCGCCCAAAGTGCTGGAAACCATCCTGAGCAAGTCAACTGACAAAACATTCTTTCCCTCCCTGCTGGTGGGCAATCATACCAACGACGATGCTGCGGTGTACGATTTAGGAAATGGTACTGCCATTATCAGCACTACCGACTTCTTTATGCCGATCGTGGATGATCCATTCGACTTTGGTGGCATCGCTTCTGTAAATGCCATTAGCGACGTCTACGCTATGGGAGGTACGCCCATCATGGCTATAGCCATTCTCGGTTGGCCCATCGATAAATTACTACCAGAGGTGGCCAATCAGGTATTGAACGGTAGCAGAAAAGCTTGTGAAGAAGCAGGCATTCCCCTGGCGGGTGGGCACAGCATCGATGCACCCGAACCTATTTTTGGACTAGCAGTAACTGGTACCATACCAGTAACGAATATTAAGAAAAACTCAACGGCAACGGCAGGGTCGTACCTGTACCTGACCAAGCCCCTGGGCATTGGTATCATCACCACTGCGCAAAAAAGAGGCATCGTCACCGACGAACACCTGGCAACTGCAAAAAAGAGCATGCTCACCCTCAATAAACTTGGTGCAAAGCTGGGGAACCTACCCTATGTATCGGCCGTGACAGACGTAACCGGTTTTGGCTTGCTGGGGCATTTGGCTGAGGTGTGCGAAAGTAGCGGCGTATCTGCCACCATCGAGTTCGACAAGGTGCCAAAGTTTGATTTCCTCGACGATTATCTGAATCAGAAAAGTATTCCCGGAGGCACGGTAAGAAACTGGGATAGCTATGGTCACAAAATAGGTGAAATTTCCGACTATCAGCGATCTATTCTGGCAGACCCGCAAACAAGCGGTGGCTTGCTGATTGCCGTTGATGAAAATGAGGTTTCAGCTTTCGAGGATTTTCTGAAAATTGAAGGAATGCAGTTACAGCCATTTGGCTACCTCTCGCCTGAAGAAGAATATGTAATTCGGTTGAAATAA